From Pan troglodytes isolate AG18354 chromosome 9, NHGRI_mPanTro3-v2.0_pri, whole genome shotgun sequence, the proteins below share one genomic window:
- the CTNND1 gene encoding catenin delta-1 isoform X10, whose amino-acid sequence MDDSEVESTASILASVKEQEAQFEKLTRALEEERRHVSAQLERVRVSPQDANPLMANGTLTRRHQDHSHLLYSTIPRMQEPGQIVETYTEEDPEGAMSVVSVETSDDGTTRRTETTVKKVVKTVTTRTVQPVTMGPDGLPVDASSVSNNYIQTLGRDFRKNGNGGPGPYVGQAGTATLPRNFHYPPDGYSRHYEDGYPGGSDNYGSLSRVTRIEERYRPSMEGYRAPSRQDVYGPQPQVRVGGSSVDLHRFHPEPYGLEDDQRSMGYDDLDYGMMSDYGTARRTGTPSDPRRRLRSYEDMIGEEVPSDQYYWAPLAQHERGSLASLDSLRKGGPPPPNWRQPELPEVIAMLGFRLDAVKSNAAAYLQHLCYRNDKVKTDVRKLKGIPVLVGLLDHPKKEVHLGACGALKNISFGRDQDNKIAIKNCDGVPALVRLLRKARDMDLTEVITGTLWNLSSHDSIKMEIVDHALHALTDEVIIPHSGWEREPNEDCKPRHIEWESVLTNTAGCLRNVSSERSEARRKLRECDGLVDALIFIVQAEIGQKDSDSKLVENCVCLLRNLSYQVHREIPQAERYQEAAPNVANNTGPHAASCFGAKKGKGKKPIEDPANDTVDFPKRTCPARGYELLFQPEVVRIYISLLKESKTPAILEASAGAIQNLCAGRWTYGRYIRSALRQEKALSAIADLLTNEHERVVKAASGALRNLAVDARNKELIGKHAIPNLVKNLPGGQQNSSWNFSEDTVISILNTINEVIAENLEAAKKLRETQGIEKLVLINKSGNRSEKEVRAAALVLQTIWGYKELRKPLEKEGWKKSDFQVNLNNASRSQSSHSYDDSTLPLIDRNQKSDKKPDREEIQMSNMGSNTKSLDNNYSTPNERGDHNRTLDRSGDLGDMEPLKGTTPLMKI is encoded by the exons ATGGACGACTCAGAGGTGGAGTCGACCGCCAGCATCTTGGCCTCTGTGAAGGAACAAGAGGCCCAGTTTGAGAAGCTGACCCGGGCGCTGGAGGAGGAACGGCGCCACGTCTCGGCGCAGCTGGAACGCGTCCGGGTCTCACCACAAGATGCCAACCCACTCATGGCCAACGGCACACTCACCCGCCGGCATCAG GATCACAGTCACCTTCTATATAGCACCATCCCCAGGATGCAGGAGCCGGGGCAGATCGTGGAGACCTACACGGAGGAGGATCCTGAGGGAGCCATGTCTGTAGTCTCTGTGGAGACCTCAGATGATGGGACCACTCGGCGCACAGAGACCACG GTCAAGAAAGTAGTGAAGACTGTGACAACACGGACAGTACAGCCAGTCACTATGGGACCAGACGGGTTGCCTGTGGATGCTTCATCAGTTTCTAACAACTATATCCAGACTTTGGGTCGTGATTTCCGCAAGAATGGCAATGGGGGACCTGGTCCCTATGTGGGGCAAGCTGGCACTGCTACCCTTCCTAGGAACTTCCACTACCCTCCTGATGGTTATAGTCGCCACTATGAAGATGGTTATCCAGGTGGCAGTGATAACTATGGCAGTCTGTCCCGGGTGACCCGCATTGAGGAGCGGTATAGGCCCAGCATGGAAGGCTACCGGGCACCTAGTAGACAGGATGTGTATGGGCCCCAACCCCAGGTTCGGGTAGGTGGGAGCAGCGTGGATCTGCATCGCTTTCATCCAGAGCCTTATGGGCTAGAGGATGACCAGCGTAGTATGGGCTATGATGACCTGGATTATGGTATGATGTCTGATTATGGCACTGCCCGTCGGACTGGGACACCCTCTGACCCTCGTCGGCGCCTCAG GAGCTATGAAGACATGATTGGTGAGGAGGTGCCATCGGATCAATACTATTGGGCTCCTTTGGCCCAGCATGAGCGAGGAAGTTTAGCAAGCTTGGATAGCCTGCGCAAAGGAGGGCCTCCACCTCCTAATTGGAGACAGCCAGAGCTGCCAGAGGTGATCGCCATGCTTGGATTCCGCTTGGATGCTGTCAAGTCCAATGCAGCTGCATACCTGCAACACTTATGCTACCGCAATGACAAGGTGAAGACTGACGTGCGGAAGCTCAAGGGCATCCCAGTACTGGTGGGATTGTTAGACCATCCCAAAAAGGAAGTGCACCTTGGAGCCTGTGGAGCTCTCAAGAATATCTCTTTTGGACGTGACCAGGATAACAAGATTGCCATAAAAAACTGTGATGGTGTGCCTGCCCTTGTGCGATTGCTTCGAAAGGCTCGTGATATGGACCTTACTGAAGTTATTACCG GAACCCTGTGGAATCTTTCATCCCATGACTCAATCAAAATGGAGATTGTGGACCATGCACTGCATGCCTTGACAGATGAAGTGATCATTCCTCATTCTGGTTGGGAGCGGGAACCTAATGAAGACTGTAAGCCACGCCATATTGAGTGGGAATCGGTGCTCACCAACACAGCTGGCTGCCTTAG GAATGTAAGCTCAGAGAGGAGTGAAGCTCGCCGGAAACTTCGGGAATGTGATGGTTTAGTTGATGCCCTCATTTTCATTGTTCAGGCTGAGATTGGGCAGAAGGATTCAGACAGCAAG CTTGTAGAGAACTGTGTTTGCCTCCTTCGGAACTTATCATATCAAGTTCACCGGGAGATCCCACAGGCAGAGCGTTACCAAGAGGCAGCTCCCAATGTTGCCAACAATACTGGGCCACATGCTGCCAGTTGCTTTGGGGCCAAGAAGGGCAAAG ggAAAAAACCTATAGAGGATCCAGCAAACGATACAGTGGATTTCCCTAAAAGAACGTGTCCAGCTCGAG GCTATGAGCTCTTATTTCAGCCAGAGGTGGTTCGGATATACATCTCACTTCTTAAGGAGAGCAAGACTCCTGCCATCCTAGAAGCCTCAGCTGGAGCTATCCAGAACTTGTGTGCTGGGCGCTGGACG TATGGTCGATACATCCGCTCTGCTCTGCGTCAAGAGAAGGCTCTTTCTGCCATAGCTGACCTCCTGACTAATGAACATGAACGGGTGGTGAAAGCTGCATCTGGAGCACTGAGAAACCTGGCTGTGGATGCTCGCAACAAAGAATTAATTG GTAAACATGCTATTCCTAACTTGGTAAAGAATCTGCCAGGAGGACAGCAGAACTCCTCTTGGAATTTCTCTGAGGacactgtcatctctattttGAACACTATCAACGAGGTTATTGCTGAGAACTTGGAGGCTGCCAAAAAGCTTCGAGAGACACAGGGTATTGAGAAGCTGGTGTTGATCAACAAATCAGG GAACCGCTCAGAAAAAGAAGTTCGAGCAGCAGCACTTGTATTACAGACAATCTGGGGATATAAGGAACTGCGGAAGCCACTGGAAAAAGAAGGATGGAAGAAATCAGACTTTCAG GTGAATCTAAACAATGCTTCC
- the CTNND1 gene encoding catenin delta-1 isoform X4, whose translation MDDSEVESTASILASVKEQEAQFEKLTRALEEERRHVSAQLERVRVSPQDANPLMANGTLTRRHQNGRFVGDADLERQKFSDLKLNGPQDHSHLLYSTIPRMQEPGQIVETYTEEDPEGAMSVVSVETSDDGTTRRTETTVKKVVKTVTTRTVQPVTMGPDGLPVDASSVSNNYIQTLGRDFRKNGNGGPGPYVGQAGTATLPRNFHYPPDGYSRHYEDGYPGGSDNYGSLSRVTRIEERYRPSMEGYRAPSRQDVYGPQPQVRVGGSSVDLHRFHPEPYGLEDDQRSMGYDDLDYGMMSDYGTARRTGTPSDPRRRLRSYEDMIGEEVPSDQYYWAPLAQHERGSLASLDSLRKGGPPPPNWRQPELPEVIAMLGFRLDAVKSNAAAYLQHLCYRNDKVKTDVRKLKGIPVLVGLLDHPKKEVHLGACGALKNISFGRDQDNKIAIKNCDGVPALVRLLRKARDMDLTEVITGTLWNLSSHDSIKMEIVDHALHALTDEVIIPHSGWEREPNEDCKPRHIEWESVLTNTAGCLRNVSSERSEARRKLRECDGLVDALIFIVQAEIGQKDSDSKLVENCVCLLRNLSYQVHREIPQAERYQEAAPNVANNTGPHAASCFGAKKGKGKKPIEDPANDTVDFPKRTCPARGYELLFQPEVVRIYISLLKESKTPAILEASAGAIQNLCAGRWTYGRYIRSALRQEKALSAIADLLTNEHERVVKAASGALRNLAVDARNKELIGKHAIPNLVKNLPGGQQNSSWNFSEDTVISILNTINEVIAENLEAAKKLRETQGIEKLVLINKSGNRSEKEVRAAALVLQTIWGYKELRKPLEKEGWKKSDFQVNLNNASRSQSSHSYDDSTLPLIDRNQKSDKKPDREEIQMSNMGSNTKSLDNNYSTPNERGDHNRTLDRSGDLGDMEPLKGTTPLMKI comes from the exons ATGGACGACTCAGAGGTGGAGTCGACCGCCAGCATCTTGGCCTCTGTGAAGGAACAAGAGGCCCAGTTTGAGAAGCTGACCCGGGCGCTGGAGGAGGAACGGCGCCACGTCTCGGCGCAGCTGGAACGCGTCCGGGTCTCACCACAAGATGCCAACCCACTCATGGCCAACGGCACACTCACCCGCCGGCATCAG AACGGCCGGTTTGTGGGCGATGCTGACCTTGAAAGACAGAAATTTTCAGATTTGAAACTCAACGGACCCCAG GATCACAGTCACCTTCTATATAGCACCATCCCCAGGATGCAGGAGCCGGGGCAGATCGTGGAGACCTACACGGAGGAGGATCCTGAGGGAGCCATGTCTGTAGTCTCTGTGGAGACCTCAGATGATGGGACCACTCGGCGCACAGAGACCACG GTCAAGAAAGTAGTGAAGACTGTGACAACACGGACAGTACAGCCAGTCACTATGGGACCAGACGGGTTGCCTGTGGATGCTTCATCAGTTTCTAACAACTATATCCAGACTTTGGGTCGTGATTTCCGCAAGAATGGCAATGGGGGACCTGGTCCCTATGTGGGGCAAGCTGGCACTGCTACCCTTCCTAGGAACTTCCACTACCCTCCTGATGGTTATAGTCGCCACTATGAAGATGGTTATCCAGGTGGCAGTGATAACTATGGCAGTCTGTCCCGGGTGACCCGCATTGAGGAGCGGTATAGGCCCAGCATGGAAGGCTACCGGGCACCTAGTAGACAGGATGTGTATGGGCCCCAACCCCAGGTTCGGGTAGGTGGGAGCAGCGTGGATCTGCATCGCTTTCATCCAGAGCCTTATGGGCTAGAGGATGACCAGCGTAGTATGGGCTATGATGACCTGGATTATGGTATGATGTCTGATTATGGCACTGCCCGTCGGACTGGGACACCCTCTGACCCTCGTCGGCGCCTCAG GAGCTATGAAGACATGATTGGTGAGGAGGTGCCATCGGATCAATACTATTGGGCTCCTTTGGCCCAGCATGAGCGAGGAAGTTTAGCAAGCTTGGATAGCCTGCGCAAAGGAGGGCCTCCACCTCCTAATTGGAGACAGCCAGAGCTGCCAGAGGTGATCGCCATGCTTGGATTCCGCTTGGATGCTGTCAAGTCCAATGCAGCTGCATACCTGCAACACTTATGCTACCGCAATGACAAGGTGAAGACTGACGTGCGGAAGCTCAAGGGCATCCCAGTACTGGTGGGATTGTTAGACCATCCCAAAAAGGAAGTGCACCTTGGAGCCTGTGGAGCTCTCAAGAATATCTCTTTTGGACGTGACCAGGATAACAAGATTGCCATAAAAAACTGTGATGGTGTGCCTGCCCTTGTGCGATTGCTTCGAAAGGCTCGTGATATGGACCTTACTGAAGTTATTACCG GAACCCTGTGGAATCTTTCATCCCATGACTCAATCAAAATGGAGATTGTGGACCATGCACTGCATGCCTTGACAGATGAAGTGATCATTCCTCATTCTGGTTGGGAGCGGGAACCTAATGAAGACTGTAAGCCACGCCATATTGAGTGGGAATCGGTGCTCACCAACACAGCTGGCTGCCTTAG GAATGTAAGCTCAGAGAGGAGTGAAGCTCGCCGGAAACTTCGGGAATGTGATGGTTTAGTTGATGCCCTCATTTTCATTGTTCAGGCTGAGATTGGGCAGAAGGATTCAGACAGCAAG CTTGTAGAGAACTGTGTTTGCCTCCTTCGGAACTTATCATATCAAGTTCACCGGGAGATCCCACAGGCAGAGCGTTACCAAGAGGCAGCTCCCAATGTTGCCAACAATACTGGGCCACATGCTGCCAGTTGCTTTGGGGCCAAGAAGGGCAAAG ggAAAAAACCTATAGAGGATCCAGCAAACGATACAGTGGATTTCCCTAAAAGAACGTGTCCAGCTCGAG GCTATGAGCTCTTATTTCAGCCAGAGGTGGTTCGGATATACATCTCACTTCTTAAGGAGAGCAAGACTCCTGCCATCCTAGAAGCCTCAGCTGGAGCTATCCAGAACTTGTGTGCTGGGCGCTGGACG TATGGTCGATACATCCGCTCTGCTCTGCGTCAAGAGAAGGCTCTTTCTGCCATAGCTGACCTCCTGACTAATGAACATGAACGGGTGGTGAAAGCTGCATCTGGAGCACTGAGAAACCTGGCTGTGGATGCTCGCAACAAAGAATTAATTG GTAAACATGCTATTCCTAACTTGGTAAAGAATCTGCCAGGAGGACAGCAGAACTCCTCTTGGAATTTCTCTGAGGacactgtcatctctattttGAACACTATCAACGAGGTTATTGCTGAGAACTTGGAGGCTGCCAAAAAGCTTCGAGAGACACAGGGTATTGAGAAGCTGGTGTTGATCAACAAATCAGG GAACCGCTCAGAAAAAGAAGTTCGAGCAGCAGCACTTGTATTACAGACAATCTGGGGATATAAGGAACTGCGGAAGCCACTGGAAAAAGAAGGATGGAAGAAATCAGACTTTCAG GTGAATCTAAACAATGCTTCC
- the CTNND1 gene encoding catenin delta-1 isoform X2, whose protein sequence is MDDSEVESTASILASVKEQEAQFEKLTRALEEERRHVSAQLERVRVSPQDANPLMANGTLTRRHQNGRFVGDADLERQKFSDLKLNGPQDHSHLLYSTIPRMQEPGQIVETYTEEDPEGAMSVVSVETSDDGTTRRTETTVKKVVKTVTTRTVQPVTMGPDGLPVDASSVSNNYIQTLGRDFRKNGNGGPGPYVGQAGTATLPRNFHYPPDGYSRHYEDGYPGGSDNYGSLSRVTRIEERYRPSMEGYRAPSRQDVYGPQPQVRVGGSSVDLHRFHPEPYGLEDDQRSMGYDDLDYGMMSDYGTARRTGTPSDPRRRLRSYEDMIGEEVPSDQYYWAPLAQHERGSLASLDSLRKGGPPPPNWRQPELPEVIAMLGFRLDAVKSNAAAYLQHLCYRNDKVKTDVRKLKGIPVLVGLLDHPKKEVHLGACGALKNISFGRDQDNKIAIKNCDGVPALVRLLRKARDMDLTEVITGTLWNLSSHDSIKMEIVDHALHALTDEVIIPHSGWEREPNEDCKPRHIEWESVLTNTAGCLRNVSSERSEARRKLRECDGLVDALIFIVQAEIGQKDSDSKLVENCVCLLRNLSYQVHREIPQAERYQEAAPNVANNTGPHAASCFGAKKGKDEWFSRGKKPIEDPANDTVDFPKRTCPARGYELLFQPEVVRIYISLLKESKTPAILEASAGAIQNLCAGRWTYGRYIRSALRQEKALSAIADLLTNEHERVVKAASGALRNLAVDARNKELIGKHAIPNLVKNLPGGQQNSSWNFSEDTVISILNTINEVIAENLEAAKKLRETQGIEKLVLINKSGNRSEKEVRAAALVLQTIWGYKELRKPLEKEGWKKSDFQVNLNNASRSQSSHSYDDSTLPLIDRNQKSDKKPDREEIQMSNMGSNTKSLDNNYSTPNERGDHNRTLDRSGDLGDMEPLKGTTPLMKI, encoded by the exons ATGGACGACTCAGAGGTGGAGTCGACCGCCAGCATCTTGGCCTCTGTGAAGGAACAAGAGGCCCAGTTTGAGAAGCTGACCCGGGCGCTGGAGGAGGAACGGCGCCACGTCTCGGCGCAGCTGGAACGCGTCCGGGTCTCACCACAAGATGCCAACCCACTCATGGCCAACGGCACACTCACCCGCCGGCATCAG AACGGCCGGTTTGTGGGCGATGCTGACCTTGAAAGACAGAAATTTTCAGATTTGAAACTCAACGGACCCCAG GATCACAGTCACCTTCTATATAGCACCATCCCCAGGATGCAGGAGCCGGGGCAGATCGTGGAGACCTACACGGAGGAGGATCCTGAGGGAGCCATGTCTGTAGTCTCTGTGGAGACCTCAGATGATGGGACCACTCGGCGCACAGAGACCACG GTCAAGAAAGTAGTGAAGACTGTGACAACACGGACAGTACAGCCAGTCACTATGGGACCAGACGGGTTGCCTGTGGATGCTTCATCAGTTTCTAACAACTATATCCAGACTTTGGGTCGTGATTTCCGCAAGAATGGCAATGGGGGACCTGGTCCCTATGTGGGGCAAGCTGGCACTGCTACCCTTCCTAGGAACTTCCACTACCCTCCTGATGGTTATAGTCGCCACTATGAAGATGGTTATCCAGGTGGCAGTGATAACTATGGCAGTCTGTCCCGGGTGACCCGCATTGAGGAGCGGTATAGGCCCAGCATGGAAGGCTACCGGGCACCTAGTAGACAGGATGTGTATGGGCCCCAACCCCAGGTTCGGGTAGGTGGGAGCAGCGTGGATCTGCATCGCTTTCATCCAGAGCCTTATGGGCTAGAGGATGACCAGCGTAGTATGGGCTATGATGACCTGGATTATGGTATGATGTCTGATTATGGCACTGCCCGTCGGACTGGGACACCCTCTGACCCTCGTCGGCGCCTCAG GAGCTATGAAGACATGATTGGTGAGGAGGTGCCATCGGATCAATACTATTGGGCTCCTTTGGCCCAGCATGAGCGAGGAAGTTTAGCAAGCTTGGATAGCCTGCGCAAAGGAGGGCCTCCACCTCCTAATTGGAGACAGCCAGAGCTGCCAGAGGTGATCGCCATGCTTGGATTCCGCTTGGATGCTGTCAAGTCCAATGCAGCTGCATACCTGCAACACTTATGCTACCGCAATGACAAGGTGAAGACTGACGTGCGGAAGCTCAAGGGCATCCCAGTACTGGTGGGATTGTTAGACCATCCCAAAAAGGAAGTGCACCTTGGAGCCTGTGGAGCTCTCAAGAATATCTCTTTTGGACGTGACCAGGATAACAAGATTGCCATAAAAAACTGTGATGGTGTGCCTGCCCTTGTGCGATTGCTTCGAAAGGCTCGTGATATGGACCTTACTGAAGTTATTACCG GAACCCTGTGGAATCTTTCATCCCATGACTCAATCAAAATGGAGATTGTGGACCATGCACTGCATGCCTTGACAGATGAAGTGATCATTCCTCATTCTGGTTGGGAGCGGGAACCTAATGAAGACTGTAAGCCACGCCATATTGAGTGGGAATCGGTGCTCACCAACACAGCTGGCTGCCTTAG GAATGTAAGCTCAGAGAGGAGTGAAGCTCGCCGGAAACTTCGGGAATGTGATGGTTTAGTTGATGCCCTCATTTTCATTGTTCAGGCTGAGATTGGGCAGAAGGATTCAGACAGCAAG CTTGTAGAGAACTGTGTTTGCCTCCTTCGGAACTTATCATATCAAGTTCACCGGGAGATCCCACAGGCAGAGCGTTACCAAGAGGCAGCTCCCAATGTTGCCAACAATACTGGGCCACATGCTGCCAGTTGCTTTGGGGCCAAGAAGGGCAAAG ATGAGTGGTTCTCCAGAG ggAAAAAACCTATAGAGGATCCAGCAAACGATACAGTGGATTTCCCTAAAAGAACGTGTCCAGCTCGAG GCTATGAGCTCTTATTTCAGCCAGAGGTGGTTCGGATATACATCTCACTTCTTAAGGAGAGCAAGACTCCTGCCATCCTAGAAGCCTCAGCTGGAGCTATCCAGAACTTGTGTGCTGGGCGCTGGACG TATGGTCGATACATCCGCTCTGCTCTGCGTCAAGAGAAGGCTCTTTCTGCCATAGCTGACCTCCTGACTAATGAACATGAACGGGTGGTGAAAGCTGCATCTGGAGCACTGAGAAACCTGGCTGTGGATGCTCGCAACAAAGAATTAATTG GTAAACATGCTATTCCTAACTTGGTAAAGAATCTGCCAGGAGGACAGCAGAACTCCTCTTGGAATTTCTCTGAGGacactgtcatctctattttGAACACTATCAACGAGGTTATTGCTGAGAACTTGGAGGCTGCCAAAAAGCTTCGAGAGACACAGGGTATTGAGAAGCTGGTGTTGATCAACAAATCAGG GAACCGCTCAGAAAAAGAAGTTCGAGCAGCAGCACTTGTATTACAGACAATCTGGGGATATAAGGAACTGCGGAAGCCACTGGAAAAAGAAGGATGGAAGAAATCAGACTTTCAG GTGAATCTAAACAATGCTTCC
- the CTNND1 gene encoding catenin delta-1 isoform X1 — MDDSEVESTASILASVKEQEAQFEKLTRALEEERRHVSAQLERVRVSPQDANPLMANGTLTRRHQNGRFVGDADLERQKFSDLKLNGPQDHSHLLYSTIPRMQEPGQIVETYTEEDPEGAMSVVSVETSDDGTTRRTETTVKKVVKTVTTRTVQPVTMGPDGLPVDASSVSNNYIQTLGRDFRKNGNGGPGPYVGQAGTATLPRNFHYPPDGYSRHYEDGYPGGSDNYGSLSRVTRIEERYRPSMEGYRAPSRQDVYGPQPQVRVGGSSVDLHRFHPEPYGLEDDQRSMGYDDLDYGMMSDYGTARRTGTPSDPRRRLRSYEDMIGEEVPSDQYYWAPLAQHERGSLASLDSLRKGGPPPPNWRQPELPEVIAMLGFRLDAVKSNAAAYLQHLCYRNDKVKTDVRKLKGIPVLVGLLDHPKKEVHLGACGALKNISFGRDQDNKIAIKNCDGVPALVRLLRKARDMDLTEVITGTLWNLSSHDSIKMEIVDHALHALTDEVIIPHSGWEREPNEDCKPRHIEWESVLTNTAGCLRNVSSERSEARRKLRECDGLVDALIFIVQAEIGQKDSDSKLVENCVCLLRNLSYQVHREIPQAERYQEAAPNVANNTGPHAASCFGAKKGKDEWFSRGKKPIEDPANDTVDFPKRTCPARGYELLFQPEVVRIYISLLKESKTPAILEASAGAIQNLCAGRWTYGRYIRSALRQEKALSAIADLLTNEHERVVKAASGALRNLAVDARNKELIGKHAIPNLVKNLPGGQQNSSWNFSEDTVISILNTINEVIAENLEAAKKLRETQGIEKLVLINKSGNRSEKEVRAAALVLQTIWGYKELRKPLEKEGWKKSDFQVNLNNASRSQSSHSYDDSTLPLIDRNQKSDKKPDREEIQMSNMGSNTKSLDNNYSTPNERGDHNRTLDRSGDLGDMEPLKGTTPLMQKI, encoded by the exons ATGGACGACTCAGAGGTGGAGTCGACCGCCAGCATCTTGGCCTCTGTGAAGGAACAAGAGGCCCAGTTTGAGAAGCTGACCCGGGCGCTGGAGGAGGAACGGCGCCACGTCTCGGCGCAGCTGGAACGCGTCCGGGTCTCACCACAAGATGCCAACCCACTCATGGCCAACGGCACACTCACCCGCCGGCATCAG AACGGCCGGTTTGTGGGCGATGCTGACCTTGAAAGACAGAAATTTTCAGATTTGAAACTCAACGGACCCCAG GATCACAGTCACCTTCTATATAGCACCATCCCCAGGATGCAGGAGCCGGGGCAGATCGTGGAGACCTACACGGAGGAGGATCCTGAGGGAGCCATGTCTGTAGTCTCTGTGGAGACCTCAGATGATGGGACCACTCGGCGCACAGAGACCACG GTCAAGAAAGTAGTGAAGACTGTGACAACACGGACAGTACAGCCAGTCACTATGGGACCAGACGGGTTGCCTGTGGATGCTTCATCAGTTTCTAACAACTATATCCAGACTTTGGGTCGTGATTTCCGCAAGAATGGCAATGGGGGACCTGGTCCCTATGTGGGGCAAGCTGGCACTGCTACCCTTCCTAGGAACTTCCACTACCCTCCTGATGGTTATAGTCGCCACTATGAAGATGGTTATCCAGGTGGCAGTGATAACTATGGCAGTCTGTCCCGGGTGACCCGCATTGAGGAGCGGTATAGGCCCAGCATGGAAGGCTACCGGGCACCTAGTAGACAGGATGTGTATGGGCCCCAACCCCAGGTTCGGGTAGGTGGGAGCAGCGTGGATCTGCATCGCTTTCATCCAGAGCCTTATGGGCTAGAGGATGACCAGCGTAGTATGGGCTATGATGACCTGGATTATGGTATGATGTCTGATTATGGCACTGCCCGTCGGACTGGGACACCCTCTGACCCTCGTCGGCGCCTCAG GAGCTATGAAGACATGATTGGTGAGGAGGTGCCATCGGATCAATACTATTGGGCTCCTTTGGCCCAGCATGAGCGAGGAAGTTTAGCAAGCTTGGATAGCCTGCGCAAAGGAGGGCCTCCACCTCCTAATTGGAGACAGCCAGAGCTGCCAGAGGTGATCGCCATGCTTGGATTCCGCTTGGATGCTGTCAAGTCCAATGCAGCTGCATACCTGCAACACTTATGCTACCGCAATGACAAGGTGAAGACTGACGTGCGGAAGCTCAAGGGCATCCCAGTACTGGTGGGATTGTTAGACCATCCCAAAAAGGAAGTGCACCTTGGAGCCTGTGGAGCTCTCAAGAATATCTCTTTTGGACGTGACCAGGATAACAAGATTGCCATAAAAAACTGTGATGGTGTGCCTGCCCTTGTGCGATTGCTTCGAAAGGCTCGTGATATGGACCTTACTGAAGTTATTACCG GAACCCTGTGGAATCTTTCATCCCATGACTCAATCAAAATGGAGATTGTGGACCATGCACTGCATGCCTTGACAGATGAAGTGATCATTCCTCATTCTGGTTGGGAGCGGGAACCTAATGAAGACTGTAAGCCACGCCATATTGAGTGGGAATCGGTGCTCACCAACACAGCTGGCTGCCTTAG GAATGTAAGCTCAGAGAGGAGTGAAGCTCGCCGGAAACTTCGGGAATGTGATGGTTTAGTTGATGCCCTCATTTTCATTGTTCAGGCTGAGATTGGGCAGAAGGATTCAGACAGCAAG CTTGTAGAGAACTGTGTTTGCCTCCTTCGGAACTTATCATATCAAGTTCACCGGGAGATCCCACAGGCAGAGCGTTACCAAGAGGCAGCTCCCAATGTTGCCAACAATACTGGGCCACATGCTGCCAGTTGCTTTGGGGCCAAGAAGGGCAAAG ATGAGTGGTTCTCCAGAG ggAAAAAACCTATAGAGGATCCAGCAAACGATACAGTGGATTTCCCTAAAAGAACGTGTCCAGCTCGAG GCTATGAGCTCTTATTTCAGCCAGAGGTGGTTCGGATATACATCTCACTTCTTAAGGAGAGCAAGACTCCTGCCATCCTAGAAGCCTCAGCTGGAGCTATCCAGAACTTGTGTGCTGGGCGCTGGACG TATGGTCGATACATCCGCTCTGCTCTGCGTCAAGAGAAGGCTCTTTCTGCCATAGCTGACCTCCTGACTAATGAACATGAACGGGTGGTGAAAGCTGCATCTGGAGCACTGAGAAACCTGGCTGTGGATGCTCGCAACAAAGAATTAATTG GTAAACATGCTATTCCTAACTTGGTAAAGAATCTGCCAGGAGGACAGCAGAACTCCTCTTGGAATTTCTCTGAGGacactgtcatctctattttGAACACTATCAACGAGGTTATTGCTGAGAACTTGGAGGCTGCCAAAAAGCTTCGAGAGACACAGGGTATTGAGAAGCTGGTGTTGATCAACAAATCAGG GAACCGCTCAGAAAAAGAAGTTCGAGCAGCAGCACTTGTATTACAGACAATCTGGGGATATAAGGAACTGCGGAAGCCACTGGAAAAAGAAGGATGGAAGAAATCAGACTTTCAG GTGAATCTAAACAATGCTTCC